From the genome of Carassius auratus strain Wakin chromosome 26, ASM336829v1, whole genome shotgun sequence, one region includes:
- the LOC113044025 gene encoding sterile alpha motif domain-containing protein 3-like isoform X1 yields MQWKCPHDIMETRTVLRVIVTDNDIRKVTLPSKPQTLDSLIEQLGQHLDLPYTFSLQYEDADFNNALVNLTDIADLPEKPTLKVISLVTSPTPSQADTDIMSVTSQEESPLTRQDPWPETFEIPSFSVNVEYRLRQGNLLFMRDKTYLQVPRDMKHEVLEKLAEAMYKFKAYPREEDFNDVASALVKKHPCLFEPGSSTGWNGWKNSIKFKMGNYRSKLRRAGCTDVLVNSMKRGSQDSPRNVKKPKRFEINFLPNMPAGENESSMESKRLEIVEEMKKRHPSSTLIAQYMDITFSLRRKELVEKEPSVKETLQRWPALFRESQIIAEFNRITSKNLKQEFFSALDKNTSRFLEIFESKKGTAGKKLSEYLIQMKSANITDVTARRTAVLRGLAVLLGEDTTDFFKTCFDIDIVTPQVSIGILTVVPEDSPMSPQGLPLEVTDTAIILEGLIAMDGLENVPHAMCFVFGLIYALNMEYPSQLKYTFEFIQRVFLSLGHKSLKPKLQSLKNLLF; encoded by the exons ATGCAGTGGAAGT GTCCACATGACATAATGGAGACAAGAACTGTTTTAAGAGTGATTGTGACTGACAATGATATACGGAAGGTCACACTTCCTAGCAAACCACAAACCCTGGACTCCCTGATTGAACAGCTTGGGCAGCATCTTGATCTTCCATACACGTTCTCTCTTCAGTATGAAGACGCTGATTTTAACAATGCACTTGTTAACCTTACTGACATTGCAGATTTACCTGAGAAGCCCACTTTGAAGGTAATCTCTCTTGTGACATCACCTACACCGAGCCAGGCTGACACCGACATTATGTCTGTTACCTCTCAAGAAGAGTCACCTCTTACACGCCAGGATCCATGGCCAGAAACATTTGAAATTCCCAGCTTTTCCGTGAATGTGGAATACAGACTGCGCCAGGGAAACCTTTTGTTTATGAGAGATAAGACATACTTGCAAGTTCCCAGGGACATGAAACATGAAGTACTTGAAAAGCTTGCCGAGGCCATGTACAAATTTAAAGCATATCCCCGTGAAGAAGATTTCAATGATGTTGCATCGGCACTTGTCAAAAAACATCCATGCCTTTTTGAACCAGGCTCCTCCACTGGATGGAACGGATGGAAAAACAGTATAAAGTTTAAAATGGGTAATTACAGGAGCAAACTAAGGAGAGCTGGATGCACCGATGTTCTTGTTAATTCAATGAAAAGAGGGAGCCAAGATTCTCCAAGAAATGTCAAGAAACCCAAACGATTCGAGATAAATTTTCTACCCAATATGCCTGCTGGTGAAAATGAAAGCAGCATGGAATCAAAACGATTAGAAATTGTGGAGGAAATGAAGAAACGACATCCAAGTTCTACACTGATAGCACAGTACATGGACATAACTTTTTCGCTAAGAAGAAAAGAGTTGGTTGAAAAGGAGCCTTCAGTAAAAGAGACTTTACAAAGATGGCCAGCACTCTTCAGGGAAAGTCAG ATTATTGCTGAGTTCAACCGGATAACAAGCAAAAACCTCAAGCAAGAATTCTTCTCAGCCCTTGATAAAAATACTTCTCGTTTTCTGGAGATTTTTGAATCCAAGAAAGGCACAGCTGGAAAAAAGCTCTCAGAGTATCTAATACAAATGAAGTCTGCA AACATCACTGATGTCACTGCTCGACGGACAGCAGTTCTCCGTGGTCTTGCAGTCCTTCTTGGAGAAGACACTACAGACTTcttcaaaacatgtttt gaTATTGATATTGTCACACCTCAAGTATCAATAGGAATTCTCACTGTGGTGCCAGAGGACAGCCCCATGTCTCCACAAGGTTTGCCATTGGAGGTCACTGATACAGCAATCATTTTGGAGGGTCTTATAGCAATGGATGGACTTGAGAATGTTCCACATgccatgtgttttgtttttggactgatCTATGCTTTAAATATGGAGTACCCTTCACAGCTTAAATACACTTTTGAGTTCATTCAAAGGGTTTTTCTTTCCCTGGGGCACAAATCTCTCAAGCCAAAACTGCAATCACTAAAAAACctactgttttaa
- the LOC113044025 gene encoding sterile alpha motif domain-containing protein 3-like isoform X2: METRTVLRVIVTDNDIRKVTLPSKPQTLDSLIEQLGQHLDLPYTFSLQYEDADFNNALVNLTDIADLPEKPTLKVISLVTSPTPSQADTDIMSVTSQEESPLTRQDPWPETFEIPSFSVNVEYRLRQGNLLFMRDKTYLQVPRDMKHEVLEKLAEAMYKFKAYPREEDFNDVASALVKKHPCLFEPGSSTGWNGWKNSIKFKMGNYRSKLRRAGCTDVLVNSMKRGSQDSPRNVKKPKRFEINFLPNMPAGENESSMESKRLEIVEEMKKRHPSSTLIAQYMDITFSLRRKELVEKEPSVKETLQRWPALFRESQIIAEFNRITSKNLKQEFFSALDKNTSRFLEIFESKKGTAGKKLSEYLIQMKSANITDVTARRTAVLRGLAVLLGEDTTDFFKTCFDIDIVTPQVSIGILTVVPEDSPMSPQGLPLEVTDTAIILEGLIAMDGLENVPHAMCFVFGLIYALNMEYPSQLKYTFEFIQRVFLSLGHKSLKPKLQSLKNLLF, from the exons ATGGAGACAAGAACTGTTTTAAGAGTGATTGTGACTGACAATGATATACGGAAGGTCACACTTCCTAGCAAACCACAAACCCTGGACTCCCTGATTGAACAGCTTGGGCAGCATCTTGATCTTCCATACACGTTCTCTCTTCAGTATGAAGACGCTGATTTTAACAATGCACTTGTTAACCTTACTGACATTGCAGATTTACCTGAGAAGCCCACTTTGAAGGTAATCTCTCTTGTGACATCACCTACACCGAGCCAGGCTGACACCGACATTATGTCTGTTACCTCTCAAGAAGAGTCACCTCTTACACGCCAGGATCCATGGCCAGAAACATTTGAAATTCCCAGCTTTTCCGTGAATGTGGAATACAGACTGCGCCAGGGAAACCTTTTGTTTATGAGAGATAAGACATACTTGCAAGTTCCCAGGGACATGAAACATGAAGTACTTGAAAAGCTTGCCGAGGCCATGTACAAATTTAAAGCATATCCCCGTGAAGAAGATTTCAATGATGTTGCATCGGCACTTGTCAAAAAACATCCATGCCTTTTTGAACCAGGCTCCTCCACTGGATGGAACGGATGGAAAAACAGTATAAAGTTTAAAATGGGTAATTACAGGAGCAAACTAAGGAGAGCTGGATGCACCGATGTTCTTGTTAATTCAATGAAAAGAGGGAGCCAAGATTCTCCAAGAAATGTCAAGAAACCCAAACGATTCGAGATAAATTTTCTACCCAATATGCCTGCTGGTGAAAATGAAAGCAGCATGGAATCAAAACGATTAGAAATTGTGGAGGAAATGAAGAAACGACATCCAAGTTCTACACTGATAGCACAGTACATGGACATAACTTTTTCGCTAAGAAGAAAAGAGTTGGTTGAAAAGGAGCCTTCAGTAAAAGAGACTTTACAAAGATGGCCAGCACTCTTCAGGGAAAGTCAG ATTATTGCTGAGTTCAACCGGATAACAAGCAAAAACCTCAAGCAAGAATTCTTCTCAGCCCTTGATAAAAATACTTCTCGTTTTCTGGAGATTTTTGAATCCAAGAAAGGCACAGCTGGAAAAAAGCTCTCAGAGTATCTAATACAAATGAAGTCTGCA AACATCACTGATGTCACTGCTCGACGGACAGCAGTTCTCCGTGGTCTTGCAGTCCTTCTTGGAGAAGACACTACAGACTTcttcaaaacatgtttt gaTATTGATATTGTCACACCTCAAGTATCAATAGGAATTCTCACTGTGGTGCCAGAGGACAGCCCCATGTCTCCACAAGGTTTGCCATTGGAGGTCACTGATACAGCAATCATTTTGGAGGGTCTTATAGCAATGGATGGACTTGAGAATGTTCCACATgccatgtgttttgtttttggactgatCTATGCTTTAAATATGGAGTACCCTTCACAGCTTAAATACACTTTTGAGTTCATTCAAAGGGTTTTTCTTTCCCTGGGGCACAAATCTCTCAAGCCAAAACTGCAATCACTAAAAAACctactgttttaa